A portion of the Magnolia sinica isolate HGM2019 chromosome 17, MsV1, whole genome shotgun sequence genome contains these proteins:
- the LOC131230829 gene encoding uncharacterized protein LOC131230829 isoform X2 — MSAHSFIEELKNNTITMVEQSKVLNTPGAERQTKRELFDALRRELETPVLEKASKSVWELILDDNGLGKEISETVEKVYCRLSGLEPPLLPSSNGDAQQPVKETEKEKENLDSSSKKRTYSEMRTQGAVEAANGCSDAPAAPEDSGTATTSNQNT; from the exons ATGTCTGCTCATTCCTTCATA GAAGAGTTGAAGAATAACACAATCACAATGGTGGAGCAGAGTAAAGTTCTTAACACTCCTGGTGCAGAGAGACAGACTAAGAGGGAACTTTTCGATGCACTTCGCCGGGAACTCGA AACTCCAGTGCTTGAGAAGGCCTCCAAATCAGTTTGGGAGTTGATTCTAGACGATAATGGTTTGGGAAAGGAGATTAGTGAAACTGTCGAGAAAGTGTACTGTAGATTGAGTGGTCTGGAGCCCCCCTTGCTTCCTTCTTCAAATGGTGATGCACAACAGCCAGTGAAAGAgacagagaaagagaaggagaatttGGATTCTTCATCCAAGAAGAGGACCTACAGCGAGATGCGCACACAAGGAGCAGTGGAAGCTGCAAATGGATGCAGTGATGCTCCCGCTGCACCGGAAGATTCTGGTACGGCTACTACATCCAATCAAAACACATAA